A part of Amblyraja radiata isolate CabotCenter1 chromosome 35, sAmbRad1.1.pri, whole genome shotgun sequence genomic DNA contains:
- the LOC116991919 gene encoding intercellular adhesion molecule 2-like isoform X1, producing MDAGLTPWAGYVYILTWLFTVAAADTVLIKAEPSAVEFGHPLIVNCSSSCVATSILMERLGGQNETKQSQWVAHSYSTILSWSLVMYCTARCSSKEKDRLNTTIPVYNRELNITSPPEVLEINTTYSLECTGPRVDPINKLILKWQRGNKIIETNSTEEISISHEDKRLRNVLQFTARTTDDGQVYTCVAEVDLGSNTTLQITNSSVTLQTYREPRSTMISVNNQSSSESPVHVASGDNITLVCDTLGNPEPTIKWEYPESTNIANYSSAVYISEATTENNGIYKCTASNKYGADENKVEIKVKDKSAIIIGVSVTALATATLASGAVIYYLYQKAQKSQEYKVQNAKPHNNPQVLSGQ from the exons ATGGATGCGGGACTCACGCCGTGGGCTGGATACGTTTACATTTTGACCTGGTTGTTTACTGTGGCAG CTGCAGATACAGTATTGATCAAAGCAGAACCGTCAGCTGTGGAATTTGGACATCCTTTGATAGTGAACTGCAGTTCATCTTGTGTAGCAACAAGTATATTAATGGAAAGATTGGGAGGacagaatgaaacaaaacaatctCAGTGGGTGGCACATTCTTACTCAACAATTCTGTCGTGGTCTCTTGTAATGTATTGCACTGCGAGGTGCTCATCTAAGGAAAAGGATCGCCTGAACACAACAATTCCTGTCTACA ATCGAGAGTTGAACATTACTTCCCCTCCTGAAGTGTTGGAAATTAATACAACATATAGCCTGGAATGCACTGGCCCCAGGGTCGATCCTATCAATAAGCTAATTCTCAAATGGCAAAGAGGAAACAAGATCATCGAGACCAATTCTACAGAAGAAATTAGTATCTCGCATGAGGATAAACGATTAAGGAATGTCTTACAATTTACTGCAAGGACTACGGACGATGGACAGGTTTACACCTGCGTGGCGGAAGTAGACCTAGGCTCCAACACCACTTTGCAAATCACAAACTCCTCCGTGACCTTGCAAACTTACC GTGAACCCCGAAGCACAATGATATCAGTAAATAACCAAAGCTCCTCAGAGTCTCCAGTGCATGTGGCTAGTGGGGACAACATCACCTTAGTCTGTGACACACTGGGGAACCCAGAGCCAACAATAAAATGGGAATACCCTGAAAGTACCAACATTGCAAACTATTCTTCCGCAGTCTATATTTCTGAAGCCACGACGGAAAATAATGGAATATACAAATGTACAGCTAGTAATAAATATGGAGCTGATGAGAACAAAGTGGAGATCAAAGTGAAAG ATAAATCGGCGATCATCATAGGAGTAAGTGTAACGGCACTGGCCACAGCAACCCTTGCAAGTGGGGCTGTTATTTATTACTTGTACCAAAAGGCTCAGAAATCACAAGAATACAAAGTACAGAATGCAAAGCCTCACAACAATCCACAGGTGCTCAGCGGACAGTAA
- the LOC116991919 gene encoding hemicentin-1-like isoform X2, which translates to MDAGLTPWAGYVYILTWLFTVADTVLIKAEPSAVEFGHPLIVNCSSSCVATSILMERLGGQNETKQSQWVAHSYSTILSWSLVMYCTARCSSKEKDRLNTTIPVYNRELNITSPPEVLEINTTYSLECTGPRVDPINKLILKWQRGNKIIETNSTEEISISHEDKRLRNVLQFTARTTDDGQVYTCVAEVDLGSNTTLQITNSSVTLQTYREPRSTMISVNNQSSSESPVHVASGDNITLVCDTLGNPEPTIKWEYPESTNIANYSSAVYISEATTENNGIYKCTASNKYGADENKVEIKVKDKSAIIIGVSVTALATATLASGAVIYYLYQKAQKSQEYKVQNAKPHNNPQVLSGQ; encoded by the exons ATGGATGCGGGACTCACGCCGTGGGCTGGATACGTTTACATTTTGACCTGGTTGTTTACTGTGGCAG ATACAGTATTGATCAAAGCAGAACCGTCAGCTGTGGAATTTGGACATCCTTTGATAGTGAACTGCAGTTCATCTTGTGTAGCAACAAGTATATTAATGGAAAGATTGGGAGGacagaatgaaacaaaacaatctCAGTGGGTGGCACATTCTTACTCAACAATTCTGTCGTGGTCTCTTGTAATGTATTGCACTGCGAGGTGCTCATCTAAGGAAAAGGATCGCCTGAACACAACAATTCCTGTCTACA ATCGAGAGTTGAACATTACTTCCCCTCCTGAAGTGTTGGAAATTAATACAACATATAGCCTGGAATGCACTGGCCCCAGGGTCGATCCTATCAATAAGCTAATTCTCAAATGGCAAAGAGGAAACAAGATCATCGAGACCAATTCTACAGAAGAAATTAGTATCTCGCATGAGGATAAACGATTAAGGAATGTCTTACAATTTACTGCAAGGACTACGGACGATGGACAGGTTTACACCTGCGTGGCGGAAGTAGACCTAGGCTCCAACACCACTTTGCAAATCACAAACTCCTCCGTGACCTTGCAAACTTACC GTGAACCCCGAAGCACAATGATATCAGTAAATAACCAAAGCTCCTCAGAGTCTCCAGTGCATGTGGCTAGTGGGGACAACATCACCTTAGTCTGTGACACACTGGGGAACCCAGAGCCAACAATAAAATGGGAATACCCTGAAAGTACCAACATTGCAAACTATTCTTCCGCAGTCTATATTTCTGAAGCCACGACGGAAAATAATGGAATATACAAATGTACAGCTAGTAATAAATATGGAGCTGATGAGAACAAAGTGGAGATCAAAGTGAAAG ATAAATCGGCGATCATCATAGGAGTAAGTGTAACGGCACTGGCCACAGCAACCCTTGCAAGTGGGGCTGTTATTTATTACTTGTACCAAAAGGCTCAGAAATCACAAGAATACAAAGTACAGAATGCAAAGCCTCACAACAATCCACAGGTGCTCAGCGGACAGTAA